The Muricauda sp. SCSIO 65647 genome includes a region encoding these proteins:
- a CDS encoding P-loop NTPase fold protein has protein sequence MDAKLLNNLPIEDLTKENDYLGIIEKGDLIKLFLEKNKDRFSEIKMFALYGEWGSGKSTLMKYLQKELRPHFNTYFFDTWEFETDNNLSLSLLEFLISESSDALDDVAKDFIEVASKLLRGFTKSVSISIPGLKFDGKPLTEELESEKEKSFTELKKEFKEEFQRFEDKIKAKNKKDYNIVFIDDLDRCEPENVLNLLSALKLFFTYGQRTIFFCGVDKKAVNEAVKTKYQEVVKANEYLEKIFDISFAIPKPINFKLLVSQFFDSSPITLGENKYELDRAINDFFVEIDFTNPRKIKKVLNKYSILANIKSLKSDEDPFKLPNLFIKGNNREGNFLETILTLYFLILYEFFKDKFEMFFNPARKQVFYLKAIDSRFKGLSFSDISSYYTKVNRFLDKSTLQLQMKEVGIVTPGNQEQKEERTERFIKLFAPYKVEYLDLGCFRRLGGFRKNFNSGQKEIDYYFTEYLLKKIDNILFQSGSLSDFQLIEFQTLHSKFL, from the coding sequence ATGGATGCCAAACTTCTTAATAATCTTCCTATTGAAGATTTGACCAAAGAAAATGACTATCTGGGAATAATTGAAAAAGGAGATTTGATTAAATTATTCCTAGAAAAGAATAAAGACCGGTTTTCTGAAATAAAAATGTTTGCACTTTATGGGGAGTGGGGAAGCGGCAAGAGTACTTTGATGAAGTATCTTCAAAAAGAACTTAGACCGCACTTCAACACTTATTTTTTTGATACGTGGGAATTCGAAACAGATAATAATTTATCACTTTCTCTACTTGAGTTCTTGATTTCTGAATCTTCCGATGCATTAGACGATGTAGCCAAAGATTTTATCGAAGTTGCTTCGAAATTGTTAAGAGGATTTACAAAATCCGTAAGTATTTCAATTCCAGGCTTAAAGTTTGATGGAAAACCACTGACTGAAGAGTTAGAATCAGAAAAGGAAAAATCATTTACAGAACTCAAAAAAGAATTCAAAGAGGAATTTCAACGATTTGAAGACAAGATAAAAGCTAAAAACAAAAAGGATTATAACATTGTTTTCATTGATGATTTGGATAGATGCGAACCTGAGAACGTTTTGAATCTTTTGTCTGCATTAAAACTGTTCTTCACCTATGGACAAAGAACTATTTTCTTTTGCGGAGTAGATAAAAAAGCCGTTAATGAAGCTGTCAAAACAAAATACCAAGAGGTGGTAAAAGCCAATGAATATCTGGAGAAGATTTTTGATATTTCTTTTGCTATACCAAAACCAATAAATTTCAAATTATTGGTAAGTCAATTTTTTGATTCTAGCCCAATCACTTTAGGTGAAAATAAGTATGAATTAGACAGGGCGATAAATGATTTTTTTGTCGAAATTGATTTCACCAATCCTCGAAAGATTAAAAAGGTGTTAAACAAGTATTCAATATTGGCAAATATTAAAAGCTTGAAATCAGATGAGGATCCTTTTAAACTTCCCAATTTATTTATCAAAGGAAATAATCGAGAAGGAAATTTTTTGGAAACAATTTTAACACTCTATTTTCTGATTTTATATGAGTTTTTCAAGGATAAATTTGAAATGTTTTTTAACCCTGCAAGAAAGCAAGTTTTCTACCTTAAAGCAATAGACTCAAGATTTAAAGGATTAAGTTTTTCAGACATAAGTAGCTATTATACTAAGGTGAACAGGTTTTTAGACAAAAGCACATTGCAATTGCAGATGAAAGAAGTTGGAATTGTGACTCCTGGAAACCAGGAACAAAAAGAAGAAAGAACAGAGAGGTTTATAAAACTATTCGCTCCTTACAAAGTAGAATATCTGGATCTTGGATGTTTTAGACGTTTAGGTGGTTTTAGAAAAAATTTTAACTCGGGCCAAAAGGAAATTGACTATTACTTTACAGAATATCTTTTGAAAAAAATAGATAACATTTTATTTCAATCAGGCTCTTTGAGCGATTTTCAGCTGATTGAATTTCAAACATTGCATAGCAAGTTTTTATGA
- a CDS encoding DUF5694 domain-containing protein: MRTISFLCMTLLISLVASGQHPDTNTKPKIALLGTFHFGGSTDIAGIVMQEVAGEKRQTEIQQLVDRLKAYEPTKILVEYPLKRQDTLQKRYQDYRSKTFELPLSETYQVGFRLAYQLQHDSIYAIDHKMDMPFEQVLKYCEEHNSMDRFQAIVDYAKSYTAHETEVLKQMQLAPFLRRMNNEASDKEGNGLYLRELLDIGDSENEVGAAVNAVWYQRNMIILKNITQHIQGPDERVLVILGAAHRAILMDFFKNRTEYDIVEIGDYLE, from the coding sequence ATGAGAACCATATCCTTTCTATGTATGACCCTTTTGATTTCACTGGTGGCGAGCGGGCAGCATCCAGATACGAACACCAAACCAAAGATTGCCCTTTTGGGCACTTTCCACTTCGGAGGAAGCACTGATATCGCAGGCATTGTCATGCAAGAGGTCGCAGGTGAAAAACGACAGACAGAAATACAGCAGTTGGTCGACCGGCTAAAAGCATACGAACCGACCAAGATTCTAGTCGAGTATCCCTTGAAAAGACAGGACACCCTTCAAAAGCGTTATCAAGACTATCGATCAAAAACCTTTGAACTGCCCTTGAGCGAAACCTATCAGGTCGGATTTCGTTTGGCGTACCAATTACAGCACGACTCCATTTATGCCATTGACCATAAAATGGACATGCCCTTTGAACAGGTCTTGAAATACTGTGAAGAACATAATAGCATGGATAGGTTTCAGGCCATTGTTGACTATGCCAAATCGTACACGGCCCATGAGACGGAGGTTTTAAAGCAAATGCAACTGGCACCCTTTCTGCGACGTATGAACAACGAGGCTTCCGACAAGGAGGGCAATGGCCTTTACTTGCGAGAATTGCTAGACATTGGCGATTCGGAAAATGAGGTAGGGGCTGCCGTGAACGCGGTTTGGTACCAGCGCAATATGATTATTCTAAAGAACATCACCCAGCATATTCAAGGCCCCGATGAACGTGTCTTGGTCATTTTGGGGGCGGCACATCGTGCAATTCTAATGGACTTTTTCAAGAATCGCACAGAGTATGATATTGTGGAAATCGGCGATTATCTGGAGTAA
- a CDS encoding MarR family winged helix-turn-helix transcriptional regulator, translated as MLSQIDKISGIGLHLDLVLRKVQDAYLRKFDGLGVDMTIEQWVILHQIYELGDGASQRDIVQSNFRNRATISRVIGGLERKGWINKTRFDGDQKRFKLELTPEGQQIIEEVLPHAFALRKQAINHLDVIEFETFLKVLDQIGENYKT; from the coding sequence ATGCTCAGCCAAATAGACAAAATATCAGGAATCGGATTGCACCTTGATCTTGTGCTGCGAAAGGTACAGGATGCCTATTTGCGAAAATTTGATGGATTGGGTGTTGATATGACCATTGAACAATGGGTGATTCTGCACCAGATCTACGAACTGGGCGATGGGGCCTCACAACGAGATATCGTGCAATCAAATTTTCGCAATCGGGCGACCATTTCACGGGTCATCGGCGGACTCGAACGCAAGGGGTGGATCAATAAGACACGCTTCGATGGCGACCAAAAAAGGTTTAAACTCGAATTGACCCCTGAAGGCCAACAAATCATCGAAGAGGTACTGCCTCATGCTTTCGCCCTTCGAAAACAGGCCATCAACCACTTAGATGTCATCGAGTTCGAGACCTTCTTAAAGGTATTGGATCAAATAGGGGAGAATTACAAGACTTAA